A genomic segment from Coregonus clupeaformis isolate EN_2021a unplaced genomic scaffold, ASM2061545v1 scaf0440, whole genome shotgun sequence encodes:
- the opn9 gene encoding opsin 9 produces MSLGVNGSWRGSVPSSIPPAFLSHLSPSTDLGVTIFLILTGVVSVVGNGIVLLVYCRKKKKLRPPELMTINLAICDFGYSILGAPFPIISSVSHGWMFGEAGCLWYGFQGFVFGIGSLITTCLISLDRCLKICNFRYGQWIERHHLSKSIGLVWFYTLFWASLPVFGFGSYGPEPFGTSCTINWWGIRSSLSDRVYIFLILIMCFVLPTLTIVTSYMAILLTVYRSSRALASIPSSTVTHTSKDLRLTKIAAVVCSTFLLSWTPYAIVSLYSALAPKEEQGSGEAMQGGSPSMGTGGSTGMGSAFPNIPNIMGLLNWTSTENYGSNYGSVYYDPGESLRDVTSPDPYSYSGSGLSLSAASTRSSAPGQEGEAETGSNQPVSCLPPIVSLIPAMFAKSHCMINPFIYQIMNKEFREDVYDILFGRQNGERRRMRGGAVSYSDTHKGSLSYCHSWRRSRNPKAMPMVELGKKKRDGDTISVGWDALGVASLDTQVNMDGQRLSEGERETERELGGSTSSSLLTE; encoded by the exons gTGTAGTATCAGTGGTTGGGAATGGCATAGTGCTGTTGGTTTACTGtagaaagaagaagaaactcaGACCACCAGAACTCATGACTATCAACCTGGCCATCTGTGATTTTGGATACAGCATCTTGGGGGCGCCATTCCCCATAATTTCCAG TGTGTCCCATGGCTGGATGTTTGGGGAAGCAGGGTGCCTGTGGTACGGGTTTCagggctttgtttttgggatcgGCTCCCTCATCACCACCTGTCTCATCTCTCTGGACCGCTGCCTCAAGATCTGTAACTTCAGATACG GTCAGTGGATAGAGAGACATCACTTGTCCAAGTCCATAGGGCTGGTGTGGTTCTACACTCTGTTCtgggcctccctgcctgtcttcGGCTTCGGCAGCTACGGACCAGAACCCTTTGGGACCAGCTGCACCATCAACTG GTGGGGGATAAGGTCATCTCTGAGCGACAGGGTCTACATCTTCCTGATCCTGATCATGTGCTTTGTTCTCCCCACACTGACCATCGTCACCTCCTACATGGCTATTCTGCTGACG GTTTACCGTTCTAGTCGCGCTCTGGCATCTATTCCCTCCTCAACTGTCACTCACACCAGCAAAGACCTGAGACTCACAAAG ATAGCAGCTGTGGTGTGCTCCACTTTCCTCTTATCCTGGACTCCCTATGCCATCGTCTCCCTCTACTCTGCCCTGGCCCCCAAGGAGGAGCAGGGGTCCGGGGAGGCCATGCAGGGAGGAAGCCCCTCCATGGGGACTGGAGGATCCACCGGGATGGGCTCAGCCTTCCCAAACATCCCTAACATCATGGGTCTCCTCAATTGGACCTCCACGGAAAACTACGGAAGCAACTACGGAAGTGTCTACTACGACCCTGGAGAATCCTTGCGGGACGTGACCAGCCCAGATCCCTACTCCTATTCTGGCTCAGGCCTCAGTCTGTCTGCTGCTTCCACCCGCAGTTCAGCCCCAGGCcaggagggggaggcagagacagggagCAACCAGCCGGTGTCCTGCCTGCCACCTATTGTGTCTCTGATCCCAGCAATGTTCGCCAAGTCTCACTGCATGATTAACCCCTTCATCTACCAGATCATGAACAAGGAGTTCAGAGAGGACGTGTACGACATACTGTTTGGGAGACAGaacggggagaggaggagaatgcGGGGAGGAGCAGTGAGCTACTCTGACA cACACAAAGGCAGCCTCTCCTACTGCCACAGCTGGCGACGGAGTCGCAACCCCAAGGCCATGCCCATGGTGGAGTTGGGGAAGaaaaagagggatggagacacCATCTCGGTGGGGTGGGACGCCCTGGGCGTGGCCTCGCTGGACACACAGGTCAACATGGACGGGCAGAGactgagcgagggagagagagagacagagagagagctgggggGTTCCACCTCTAGTAGTCTGTTGACcgagtga